The genomic window CGAAGTCGAACCGAAGCTCATCGGCCTGCTTGTCTGCATGCTTCATGACCATGAAGCTGGCATACATCACATCGCCGTCCCCAAAAACCAAAGGCGAAGGAATGGAAGCAACGATGTCCTTTTGGTTTCCGTTCATATAGGCGGAAAGCAGACCACTGCCGACCGCCAGCTGGTTGGTACCATCGTTGTACGGGGCCACAAAGTTGAATGCATTGCCATAGGCCTCGAATCGCTTATCCGCATCCAGGCCGGCTGATCCAGCGCTCCATGGGCCCAGGTTGATGGTTCCGGTGGTGTTGCCGACGAACGTGCTGCCATCTCCACCGGTTAGCGCCTCGAACGGTTCATACACGAGAGGTGCTGCGTGGGCTCCAAGTGCCAAGGCAACTAAACCTGCTGAAATGGCAATGGTGATTCTTTTTTTTAATCCTGCCTTCATATGATCTCCTCCTGAGATTAGGGGTGAATGGTTTCTCTTCCAGCCGAAGCCTTCTTCGACTGTCCGCACACTACAAGCGCCCCCCTGCCCCTGTCATTGCAACATCACGCAAATGTTTCCAGATATTACGCAACCGACAATAACACTGCATTCCATTGACCCACGAATTCGAAAGGCGTTAACCCTGAAGACAGGAAGCACCACAACGCATCGGCTCGAACTTGGCGGACTTCGTGTCGCGTGGTTGATATCCTTGAGCGGATGATGCGAGCTGCCATGTGAAAGCAACAGGATATCCCAACCAGCTGAATTCACGCATTTATTTACAGATATTGCGCATCCTCACGGCATGAAACTTCAAAGGAAGAAACCTGAAAGGGCTTTACTGACCCGGAACCACAACCTCGTCCCACCACCGATCCCATGCGGCGGACAACTGCCCGACGCGTTCCGGATGCTGACCGGCAACATCGGTGGTCTCCGTCCGATCCCGGGAAAAATCATATAGCGCCCATGGCTTGTTTTTTTGGCGCACCAGCTTCCAGTCCCCCTGTCGAACCGCGGCGCCGCCCTCGTGCTCAAAAAAGATTTGCCGGTATCCCTCGCGCTCCACTCCCTGGAAAACCGGCAGCAGGCTTTTTCCGCGCGCCGGCGAGAGCTTTTTGCCGTTGAAGGTTTTTGGATATTCGATTCCTGCGGCATCCAGCACCGTGGCCTGCACATCCATCACGTGGCAGAACTGGTCAGTGATGGTTCCGGGCTTTGTTTTCAATCCCTTCGGCCAATGGACGATGAAGGGGGTCTGGCTTCCTCCGTTATAGGATTCCTTTTTCCAGAAGCGCAGCGGCGTGTTGGCGGCATTCGCCCACTCTGCGCCCATACCCGTCCAGGTATCGTCGTTGCCCATCTCCTTTGGCGGAATTTTTCCGGTATAGCGGATGGTGCGCCCATCGGGCGTTTCTCCGGGACGGTCATAACCCGCATTGGTCGGTGTTTCCGGCGACGCCCCGTTGTCGGACAGGAAAACAATGATCGTATTCTCCATTTTACCGGTTTTTTCCAACGCCTTGACCACAGCGCCGAGCCCCTGATCGATGCGGTCGACCATCGCCGCATGCGTCTCGAATTTGGCGGCCAGCAGTTTTTTCTTTTCCGCCGTAAGTCCGTCCCATCCCGACTTGTTGCGCATATCCAGCGGCGGCAACGGATTGATGGCGGGATCGAACAGCTTCATCTTCACCTGCCGTTCATAGCGCGTCTGGCGCAGCGCTTCGTAGCCGTCATCATACATGCCCGCATATTTCGCGCGGTCTTCCTGCCGCGCGTGCAGCGGCCAGTGCGGCGCGGGATGCGCCAGATAGATGAAGAACGGCGCATCGCCCTTCGAAAACTCCTCGATGTATTCCACCGTCTTCTGGTTGAGCGCATCGGTGATGTAATAATCGTCCGGCAGATCGTAGACCGGCTTGAAGCCATCCACCAAAGCGAAGGGGTGGAAAAAGTTTACGATGCCCCAGATGACGCCATAGTGCTTCTCAAAACCGCGCGCAGCCGGGTAGGTTTCCTTGTCGCCGAACCATTCGACACGCGTCTGGTTGTTGAGCACCTTGATATGCTCCGGATTATTGAAACCTTTTCCATCCAGCACCGAAGCCTGCGTGAGGTGCCACTTGCCCGCCATCGCCGTCCGGTAGCCGTTGGCCTTTAAAATTTCGGCCATGGTCGGAACCTCTTTCGAAAGGGAGCGTCCGTTTTTAACCAGGCCGACTTCGTGTGGATATTTGCCCGTCAACAATGATGCACGAGTCGGGCAGCAGCGCGACGCGTTGTAGGCCTGACTGAAGCGCAGTCCGTTGGCCGCAAGTGCATCGAGGTTTGGCGTCTGGATCTCGCCGCCGTAACACCCCAGATCCGAATACCCCAGATCATCCGCCATAATCACCAACACATTCGGCCGGCTGTCAGCACTGGCCAAACTCGCAACAAACATCGCTGCACCAATCACAAGCAATCTGTTCTTCATTAATGCTTCTCTTCTTTCGTCGGTTTCGGCTTACCTGCCGGGCGGGGATAGACGTTGGCCTCATCCGCCCACGTTTTCCAAGCCTTGGACATGCGTTCCACGCGCTCCGGATAGTTCTTCGCCAAATCGTTCAGCTCCGTCCGGTCTT from Pontiella desulfatans includes these protein-coding regions:
- a CDS encoding arylsulfatase, translating into MKNRLLVIGAAMFVASLASADSRPNVLVIMADDLGYSDLGCYGGEIQTPNLDALAANGLRFSQAYNASRCCPTRASLLTGKYPHEVGLVKNGRSLSKEVPTMAEILKANGYRTAMAGKWHLTQASVLDGKGFNNPEHIKVLNNQTRVEWFGDKETYPAARGFEKHYGVIWGIVNFFHPFALVDGFKPVYDLPDDYYITDALNQKTVEYIEEFSKGDAPFFIYLAHPAPHWPLHARQEDRAKYAGMYDDGYEALRQTRYERQVKMKLFDPAINPLPPLDMRNKSGWDGLTAEKKKLLAAKFETHAAMVDRIDQGLGAVVKALEKTGKMENTIIVFLSDNGASPETPTNAGYDRPGETPDGRTIRYTGKIPPKEMGNDDTWTGMGAEWANAANTPLRFWKKESYNGGSQTPFIVHWPKGLKTKPGTITDQFCHVMDVQATVLDAAGIEYPKTFNGKKLSPARGKSLLPVFQGVEREGYRQIFFEHEGGAAVRQGDWKLVRQKNKPWALYDFSRDRTETTDVAGQHPERVGQLSAAWDRWWDEVVVPGQ